TTTGCCAGCGGGTCAACACCCGCAAGGTGACCAAGCGAGTCCTTGAATATCTGATCAAGAGCGGCGCTTTCGACTCCATCCACCCCGGGCGGGCCAGAGTGTTGGCCGGAGTGGATACGGCCATGGCCACGGCGCAGAAGCGGGCCAAGGAAAAGAAGCGTTCGCAAATGTCCCTGTTCTCCTGTCTGCCCGGCGGGGAGAGCATGGCCCTGGAACTGGCCTGCGGGCTGGATCCAATGGGGGAAGGACCGGAACCGGAATGGAGCGACGAGGAAAAGTCCCGCTTTGAAAAGGAAGCTTTGGGATTTTTTCTGACCAGCAACCCATTGCGTCCGTTTCGCGAGGAAGCCCGTCGGCTGGGCGTACGTACGATCCAGGAATGTCAGGAACTGTCCAAAAAAACCGAGGTTCGCTTGGCCGTGCTGATCACCGGGATCAAGGAATTCCAGACCCGCAAGGGCGACAAGATGGCTTTTTGTCAGATCGAAGACCTCACCGGCATGGCCGAGGCCACGGTCTTCGCGGACGTCTACCTGCCGGCCAAGACGCTCTTTATAAGCGACCGCCCGCTACTGCTGGAAGCCCGGATCAGCGATTACGAGGGCCGGGGGGGGGATACGGCCTCGGAGAACGCCCCCCAACAGCTCAAGCTGGAGGTGCTGCGGGCCAGCTTCCTCGACGAGGCCTGTTCCCGCAACGACGAGCCGGTACATCTGCGCATCGGACGCGCCGACCTGGCCAAGGACGACCTCCTGGAATTGCACCGACTCTTCGAAAAACACCCAGGCCAGACACCGGTCCGGGTGGTCCTGGACCTGCCCGAGGGACGATGCACCCTGCAGCTCGGGCCAGGGCATCAGGTTTCTCCAAGTCCGCGGTTCTGGAGGGACGTGGCCGCCTGGCACGATGCCGGACCGACGGCGTCCTCACCATCAGCCTGAACGGGGAATCATCCATGTCCCGAGAAATCTGGCGACTGACCGTCTCCGACCACTTCAGTTCCGCCCACCAGTTGCGCCATTATCAGGGCAAGTGCGAATCCCTGCACGGCCACAATTTCGCGGTCCAGGTTCAGGTCCAAGGCCGCGACCTGGATCCGAAGCTGGGCATTTTGATAGATTTCCAGGAACTCAAAACACTGCTCAAACAGGTCCTGGCCGAACTGGATCACCGCAACCTGAACGAACTGCCAGAGTTCGCCGCGATCAACCCCTCCTCGGAGCACCTGGCCCGGTATATTTTTCAGCGTCTCGCGGCCTTGCTGCCCGGACCCGGGGTGACCATGCACGCCGTTTCCGTGGCCGAGGGCCCCACCGCCATCGCCACGTATTCAGAGGAATGACGTGCGACTGGTGGTCCAGCGGGTCACGTCCGCTTCGGTGACGGTGGAAGACGAACGGGTGGCGGCCATCGACCTGGGACTGCTGGTCCTGATCGGGTTCGGACGCGAAGACGAGGACGAGCCGACGCCTTCCCCTATGTTGGCCCGAATGGCCCGCAAACTGGTCCAGGTCCGGATCTTCCCCAACGAGGCCGGACGACTTGACCGGGACGTGGCGGATGTGGGAGGTCGAATCTTGGCCGTATCCCAGTTCACCTTGCACGCCGACTGCCGCAAGGGCCGGCGTCCCTCGCTCCACCCGGCCGCGGAGCCCCGTCGGGCCGAATCCTTGTTCACGGCCTTTGTTTCCGAACTGGAGTCCCTGCTGCCCAACCGGGTGGCCACCGGCCGCTTCGGCCGGGAAATGGATGTGCAACTGCGCAACTGGGGACCGGTCACCCTGATCTGGGACTCCCTGGACATTTAGCTGCTTGCATCCGAGAGTACCGTGACAACCCACCACCAGGACATGCACTCAATGCATCATGGCTTGCAACAGGGCGCGGACGCCCTGATCAGCGTGATGATCGTGGACGACTCCATGACGGTCCGCCACTACCTGGAACAGATCCTCCAGGACGAGTACCGGATCCGCTCCTGTCGCGACGGCGTGGAGGCCTTGGAAGCCTACGGGGAGGAGCGTCCGGAAATCTGCGTCTTGGACATGAACATGCCACGAATGGGCGGCCTGGAAGTGATTCGCCATGTTCGCCGGGAGTTCCGGGATCAGGACCTGTTCATACTGGTCCTGACCTCCGAGGACTCCCTGGAGCAAAAATCTGAAGCCCTGCACCAGGGCGCCAACGACTATCTGGTCAAACCCTTCGACACCCTGGAACTGCTGGCCAGGGTTCGCGTCGCCGAGCGCCAAGTCCGCCTGACCCGCAGCCTGCGCAAGGCCTATGGGACCATCTACCGGGAGATCGAGGAAATTGCCCGACTACAGCGCCGCCTCCTACCCACCGCCTCCCCCCACCACCCCGGAATCACGGTCCAGAGCCTGTATCTTCCTTCATCCCAGGCCAGCGGCGACTACTTCGACTATTTCTCCCTGCCCGACGGAGGGCTGCGGTTGGTCATGGCCGACGTCAGCGGACACGGCGCCAAGGCCGCGTTCATCATGTCCATGGTCAGGACCATGATCCGCTTTTCCGGCACCCCGGGCCAAAGCCTGGCCGGCCTGGTGGAACTGCTTAACGAACAGTTACTGCGGTTCACCGGAGAAGACGGCGACTTCGTCACCCTGTTCATCGCGGACATCCGCCCCGACCTTTCATCTCTGGAATATATAAACGCCGGACACGTTCCAGGCATGGTGCTTCGTCAAGGCACCGCTCCGGAACAGTTGCCGGCGAACATCCCCGCCCTGGGCGTTTTTCCGTGCGCCGGGCACCCGAAGACCGTCGAGTTGGCAGGCGAAACCGTGCTCTTTTTCTTTACCGACGGCTGCTACGAATGGGAAGTCGGGCCAGGAGAAATCTTTGGTCTGGAACGGTTCTTGGAACGGGCCGCTACGTTCGTCGCTCGCCCGGACTGCGTCCTCGACGATCTGTTTTCCGGTTTAGGGTGTTCCAGCGCTCCTCGGCTCAATGACGACGTCAGCGCCCTGCGGGTCGGATTGCGCGGGCCGGGCCCGCGGTGAGGTCCTCCGCGATCTCCCCGCCCTCTCACGTTCAGGCATTTTTCAACAGGAGAAGTCATGGCCGACATGCAACATGAAGCAATGGACAACTGGACCAAATTATCCTTGTCAGGAAATATCACCTACGAGGCGACCCAGACGATGAAGGCCCAGGCTGAAGCCATCCTGGCGGAAATGGGCGAGAACCCCTTTCTGGTCTGCGACGTTGGCCGTGTCACGTTCCTGGACAGCTCCGGGATCGGTTTTCTGGTTTTTCTGAACAATAAAGTCCGCCAGCAAGGCGGCTGCTTCTACCTGTATCAGCCCAACGACGTGGTCCTGAAAACCCTGGATTTGGTTCAACTCCTGGCCTTCTTCGAGCTGATCGAAAACGAATCCGCACTGATCACCTGCATTCCGGTGTAGACGGGACGCCTTTTCGCCTCACGGGCGAGAGGAGATGACATGCCGTTTTTCTTGAAACATCACTTTGACCCGGATTTCAACCATCTGGACATCAAGCCCAAAGTGCGAGGCAACGAACGGGTGGATCACCTGAACCGCGACTACGTCCAAAACGTGGTGATCGGGCAGATTCTGGCCGAGCTGATCCAGATAGCCGACGACGAAGCAGGCCGCCATGATCCCCGGTTCATTCTGGAACAGCCGGTTTTTCCCGTCGGCGCAAACACCGAGGTCGACCCTGGGAACGTTAACCTCCTGCTGGCCGCGGCCAACGGATACGTCTATTACGACCCGGACGAGCGGATCTCCGTTAAAACCCTGCTCAACGTCCGCCGGGACGTGGATTACGCCACGGGCAACATTTCCTTTGTCGGAGATGTGGTCGTGCATGGTTCGGTTCGATCCGGATTCAAGGTCAAGGGCCGGAACATCCTGGTCAAAGGGACGGTGGAGGCCGCGTCCCTTGATGCCTCCCAATCCATCCGGGTGGAAGCAGGCATCAAAGGGGACAAGCAGGCGGAATTGAAGGCCAAAAACAGCATCAAGGTCAAGTTTTGCGAAAACGCCCTGATCAGTGCCGGCAAAAACGTTCTGGTGGAAAGCGTCTGCCTGCACTGCAAGGTGCTGGCGGGCAACGCCCTGGCCGTTGGCGACAGGCTGATCGGGGGCGAAGTGGTCTGCGGGCGATTGGTCCGGGTCGGCGCCCAACTGGGAGGCGGGGTGAGCACCACGACCACCATCTCCCTGGGCTATGATCCGTTTTTAATGCAAAAAATCAACGACATGGAAAGCACGATCCGGACATTGAAAGCCCGTCGGGAATCCCTTGGCGCGCGGAACAAGCAAAGCCAGGCTGAAGCGAAGCTGATTGGGGAACTGGACCACAAACTGTCGGTCCTGGAAAAGCAGCGCTTCGCCTGTTCCGAACGCATCTCCGCCTCGGATCTGGCTTCTTGCGCGGTGATCGTGCCCGGACAGATCAGGCCGGGAGTGGAGCTCAGCATCGGCCAGGCATTTTTGCCCATCTCCGACTCTGTTTCCAACGTCAATCTGACCCTGCGCGACGGAGAAATCGAAGTGACGTCCCCGGCGGAACCCAAAAAAGAGAAGGCCTCCTAGAACTATGGACATCGGAACCCTGCTCGGCCTGATCAGCGGAGTGATCTTCGTCTTCATCGCCATCATGCTCGGCGGCGACTTCATGGGCTTCGTCAACGCCCCGTCGGCGCTGATCGTCATCGGCGGCACCGTGTCCGTGACCTTCATCATGTTTCCCATGAGCGTTGTACTTGGATCCTTCAAGGTGGCCTTGAAGGCCTTTTTCTCCAGAAGTCCCAACCCCAAACTCGTCATCGACGAGGTGGTTTCCCTGGCCAACCTGGCCCGCAAAGAAAGCCTGATCGCCCTGGAGCGGGCCACAATCTCGGACAGGTTCCTGAAAAAAGGCGTACTGCTGATTGCCGACGGCACTGAGGAGCGACTGGTCCGGACCATCCTGGAGACCGAGCTCAGCTTCACCCAGCAGCGCCACCGCCAGGGCCAGGGCGTGTTCAAGGGCATGGGCGCCATGGCTCCGGCTTTCGGGATGATCGGCACTCTGATCGGCTTGGTGAACATGCTCCAGGTCCTGGACGACCCCACGGCCATCGGCCCGGGCATGGCCCTGGCCTTGTTGACCACTCTTTACGGCGCCCTGTTGGCCAATCTGGCCTTCATTCCCATCTCCAAAAAGCTGGAGGAGCGCTCCCTGGAGGAATTCACGATCATGGAAATGACCATGGAAGGGGTGATGTCCATCCTGCGCGGTGAAAACCCTCGGCTGATCCAGGAAAAGCTGGAATCCTTCGTGCCTCCGGCTTTGCGCCAATAACCGGGACTCTTTCGCGACGTTTCACGTTTTCAAGACGCTGACGCCATGCCCAAGAACACCGCACAGCCCCAGCAAGATGAAGGCGCTCCCTTGTGGATGGTCACCTTCGCCGACCTGATGTCACTGTTGCTGACCTTCTTCATTCTGGTGCTCTCCTTCGCGAACATGGACATCGTCCGTTTCCGGGAGATGCTCGGCTCCATCCAGACCGCCTTCGGAGTCCAGGTCCAGCGCCGAGAGGCGGACTACGTGGCCTTTTCCCCCTCGGAGTTCGAGCGCAAGGATCTGGAACTCAGCCAACAAAACGAGGAAGTCCTGAACATGGTCGTCCAGTTGCGGACCATCATGCAGGACGACGAGGCCTTGCAAAAAAGCTCAGGGGTGGAGGCGGACGACGAGGGGCTGGTTTTGCGGGTGGACAGCGAGTCCATGTTCGACGTCGGCTCCGCCGTGCTCAAGCCCGAAGCCGTCCCGGCCCTGGAAGCGGCCATCAAGATTCTGCGCGACTACAACATGAACCTGGTCATCCGCGGCCACACCGATAATACGCCCGTCAGAACGGCGCAGTTCCCCTCCAACTGGGAACTTTCCTCGGCGAGAGCCACCGCTGCCCTGCGCTACATTCTGGAGCACGGCGGCTTTTCTCCCACCAGGATGCGGGCCGTGGGCTATGCGGACAGCCGGCCTCTGGTACCCAACAATTCGGAAGACAACCGGCGGAGAAATCGACGCGTCGAATTCTACTACCACTCCCCGGACGCTCAATCCTGGTGATCCATCCATGACCGACCTTCCTCAATCCGTGTCCGAGAGCAATGCAGTCGTTTCCAGACACGACACTCCCCCTGGTCCCGCCCTCTATCTGGCCGAGGCCGTCCCCGGCGACCCTGAAAAAAACTCCCCCTCATCGTTGGAGGACGTCCTGATCGTATTTGACTCTGGCCGGCGATGGCGGCTCTGGGGCCGCGACGGCAAGCGGCGGGAGGAGGACCTGGTCAAGAAAGTGCTGGATGTTTCGTCCCGCGGACTGCCGGTGCTGCTGGGCTGCGGTTTGGGCGTCGCGTTGCGGGAGCTGTTGCGAACCACTTCCGGCCCCGTGGCCGTGGTGGATAAGGAGAGGGCGATCCAGGCCGTGACCGGCTCCCGTGACTTGGCCGACGATCCACGGGTTCTCTGGGTGGACGCCTCAACTCCGGAAGAAGCCCTGGACGCCTTGACCCGCTGGCAGATGGACCATGGCGGATTGCCGTTGCGTCCGTTGCTCATGCCTCTGTACGCCCGCCTGGACCCGGAACATTACAAGGTCGTCTTGGCTCACTTGGAAGCCAGCTCCCGCTTCGACATCTGGGCCCGGGCCAGCTACCCCAAATGCCGCGCCTGGCCGCCCCGGGTCTTGCTGCTGACCAGCCAGTATTTTCTGCTGGGCGAGGTGATCGGGGCCTTCCAGCGCATGGACGTACCCCACCGGTTACTGGAGTTCACGCCCCGGGAAACCGGACGGACTGAATTCGTCCAGGATCTGCTCACCGCGATTCTGGAGTTCAAGCCGGACCTGGTCCTGACCATCAACCATCTGGGGGTGGACCGGGAAGGCGTACTCATGGAACTGCTGGAAAAATGCCGCCTGCCCCTGGCCTCCTGGTTCGTGGACAATCCGCACTTGGTGCTCTACGTCTACACCAACTTGGTCAGCCCTTGGGCCACGATCTTCAGCTGGGACGCGGACAACGTGGACTCGTTGCGGGCCATGGGTTTCGAGCACGTCCACTACTTGCCCCTGGGCACGGACATCCACCGGTTTCGTCCGCCATCCGGCTCCGCGAACCGCCCCGAGTCCTGTCCCGATTCCTGGCGGGCCCGGGTCTCCTTCGTGGGCAACTCCATGCTGGCCAAGGTGGCGGCCAGACTTAAGGCCGGACGCTTTCCCCGGCCCATGCTCCTGGCCTATCGCGAGGTGGCCCGATCCTTCGGGGATTCAGCGGACGACAGCGTCCGGGAGCACCTGCGGATCGTCTTCCCAGAGGTTTTCCAATGCTTCGATGCCCTGCCATCGGTGGAAGAACGGCTGGCCTTCGAAACCGCCGTGACCTGGGAGGCCACCCGCCTGTACCGCAACCGTTGCGTCCAGCGCATCCTGCCCTTTAAGCCGCTCATCGCCGGGGACAAATACTGGAAGATCGCCCTGCGCGGCCGACCTGAAGCATGGCGCTGGCACCCGGAACTGAGCTACTACTCGGATCTGCCCCGGTTCTACCCCTGCTCCGAAATCAACTTCAACTGCACCAGCATGCAGATGAAAGGCGCGGTGAATCAACGGGTCTTCGACGTTCCGGCCTGCGGCCAATTTCTGATCACGGACCAGCGCCGTCAGATGGACGAGCTGTTTGAGCCCGGCCGGGAGGTCGTGGCCTATTCAGACCCCGAGGAAATCCCGGACCTGATCGACTTCTATCTGCATCATCCCCTGGCCCGCGAGAAAATCGCCCGGGCCGCCCGAGAACGAGTGCTCCGGGAGCATACCTACGACCTGCGGATGACCTCCCTGCTCAAGACCATGCTCGCGGTTTACGGATAATGTCCGCGAAGCCGATCCTCATTCTCCAGATGCAGCGAATGGGGGACCTGATCTTGTCCTTCCCCCTGTTCTTGTGGTTGCAGCGGGAACATCCAGGCCATCCGATCTGGGTGGTGGGCGAGCCGCGCTTCTACGAGGCCTTGCTGCCCGTCAGTCCGGCGGCCACCTACTTTCCCTGGACCGCGACCGAGCAGATACGCCAAACCGCCTTCACCCTGTGCGTCAACCTCAGCCACGAGCGGGCCGCGGCGGCCCTGGCCGGCGAGGTCCGGGCCGAACGCCGC
The DNA window shown above is from Desulfonatronum sp. SC1 and carries:
- the queD gene encoding 6-carboxytetrahydropterin synthase QueD; the encoded protein is MSREIWRLTVSDHFSSAHQLRHYQGKCESLHGHNFAVQVQVQGRDLDPKLGILIDFQELKTLLKQVLAELDHRNLNELPEFAAINPSSEHLARYIFQRLAALLPGPGVTMHAVSVAEGPTAIATYSEE
- the dtd gene encoding D-aminoacyl-tRNA deacylase, whose translation is MRLVVQRVTSASVTVEDERVAAIDLGLLVLIGFGREDEDEPTPSPMLARMARKLVQVRIFPNEAGRLDRDVADVGGRILAVSQFTLHADCRKGRRPSLHPAAEPRRAESLFTAFVSELESLLPNRVATGRFGREMDVQLRNWGPVTLIWDSLDI
- a CDS encoding PP2C family protein-serine/threonine phosphatase, which produces MHHGLQQGADALISVMIVDDSMTVRHYLEQILQDEYRIRSCRDGVEALEAYGEERPEICVLDMNMPRMGGLEVIRHVRREFRDQDLFILVLTSEDSLEQKSEALHQGANDYLVKPFDTLELLARVRVAERQVRLTRSLRKAYGTIYREIEEIARLQRRLLPTASPHHPGITVQSLYLPSSQASGDYFDYFSLPDGGLRLVMADVSGHGAKAAFIMSMVRTMIRFSGTPGQSLAGLVELLNEQLLRFTGEDGDFVTLFIADIRPDLSSLEYINAGHVPGMVLRQGTAPEQLPANIPALGVFPCAGHPKTVELAGETVLFFFTDGCYEWEVGPGEIFGLERFLERAATFVARPDCVLDDLFSGLGCSSAPRLNDDVSALRVGLRGPGPR
- a CDS encoding STAS domain-containing protein translates to MADMQHEAMDNWTKLSLSGNITYEATQTMKAQAEAILAEMGENPFLVCDVGRVTFLDSSGIGFLVFLNNKVRQQGGCFYLYQPNDVVLKTLDLVQLLAFFELIENESALITCIPV
- a CDS encoding FapA family protein is translated as MPFFLKHHFDPDFNHLDIKPKVRGNERVDHLNRDYVQNVVIGQILAELIQIADDEAGRHDPRFILEQPVFPVGANTEVDPGNVNLLLAAANGYVYYDPDERISVKTLLNVRRDVDYATGNISFVGDVVVHGSVRSGFKVKGRNILVKGTVEAASLDASQSIRVEAGIKGDKQAELKAKNSIKVKFCENALISAGKNVLVESVCLHCKVLAGNALAVGDRLIGGEVVCGRLVRVGAQLGGGVSTTTTISLGYDPFLMQKINDMESTIRTLKARRESLGARNKQSQAEAKLIGELDHKLSVLEKQRFACSERISASDLASCAVIVPGQIRPGVELSIGQAFLPISDSVSNVNLTLRDGEIEVTSPAEPKKEKAS
- a CDS encoding motility protein A, yielding MDIGTLLGLISGVIFVFIAIMLGGDFMGFVNAPSALIVIGGTVSVTFIMFPMSVVLGSFKVALKAFFSRSPNPKLVIDEVVSLANLARKESLIALERATISDRFLKKGVLLIADGTEERLVRTILETELSFTQQRHRQGQGVFKGMGAMAPAFGMIGTLIGLVNMLQVLDDPTAIGPGMALALLTTLYGALLANLAFIPISKKLEERSLEEFTIMEMTMEGVMSILRGENPRLIQEKLESFVPPALRQ
- a CDS encoding flagellar motor protein MotB translates to MPKNTAQPQQDEGAPLWMVTFADLMSLLLTFFILVLSFANMDIVRFREMLGSIQTAFGVQVQRREADYVAFSPSEFERKDLELSQQNEEVLNMVVQLRTIMQDDEALQKSSGVEADDEGLVLRVDSESMFDVGSAVLKPEAVPALEAAIKILRDYNMNLVIRGHTDNTPVRTAQFPSNWELSSARATAALRYILEHGGFSPTRMRAVGYADSRPLVPNNSEDNRRRNRRVEFYYHSPDAQSW
- a CDS encoding glycosyltransferase produces the protein MTDLPQSVSESNAVVSRHDTPPGPALYLAEAVPGDPEKNSPSSLEDVLIVFDSGRRWRLWGRDGKRREEDLVKKVLDVSSRGLPVLLGCGLGVALRELLRTTSGPVAVVDKERAIQAVTGSRDLADDPRVLWVDASTPEEALDALTRWQMDHGGLPLRPLLMPLYARLDPEHYKVVLAHLEASSRFDIWARASYPKCRAWPPRVLLLTSQYFLLGEVIGAFQRMDVPHRLLEFTPRETGRTEFVQDLLTAILEFKPDLVLTINHLGVDREGVLMELLEKCRLPLASWFVDNPHLVLYVYTNLVSPWATIFSWDADNVDSLRAMGFEHVHYLPLGTDIHRFRPPSGSANRPESCPDSWRARVSFVGNSMLAKVAARLKAGRFPRPMLLAYREVARSFGDSADDSVREHLRIVFPEVFQCFDALPSVEERLAFETAVTWEATRLYRNRCVQRILPFKPLIAGDKYWKIALRGRPEAWRWHPELSYYSDLPRFYPCSEINFNCTSMQMKGAVNQRVFDVPACGQFLITDQRRQMDELFEPGREVVAYSDPEEIPDLIDFYLHHPLAREKIARAARERVLREHTYDLRMTSLLKTMLAVYG